Proteins encoded by one window of Cervus canadensis isolate Bull #8, Minnesota chromosome 18, ASM1932006v1, whole genome shotgun sequence:
- the LOC122420628 gene encoding zinc finger protein 350-like isoform X1: MIQAQETLTFDDVAVAFTWEEWRLLAPAQKALYRDVMLENHSNLVSVGFQASTPEVLSKLDQGEPWTMDDEVHCRTCSEVWKFDDHLLEYLQDESMEKRLEQWHEQNPLENAVHQRITHFLRRQHHDVFDLHGKCMKSNLTLLSQNLSYEINSSNELTGDEKSCRHADSEQLHPEVKFPQSQKPISSKSPFNEHQKTKKTEKPHVCGECGKAFIKKSWLTDHQIIHTGEKPHRCNLCDKAFSRKFMLTEHQRTHTGEKPYQCADCGKAFLKKSRLNIHQKTHTGEKRYICSDCGKGFIQKGNLIVHQRIHTGEKPYTCNECGKGFIQKTCLIAHQRFHTGKTPFVCSECGKSCSQKSGLIKHQRIHTGEKPFECSDCGKAFTTKQKLIVHQRTHTGERPYTCNECGKAFAYMSCLGKHRKIHTREKHGDAMKGEKPASETSDAMQQKNLVNLVAVQVPSMALQPSVNISELLANRNIIITGPPVGRCAPAGDDRGSAEDRTLKNAVSMVVPSVVNYVLFCVTENP, encoded by the exons atgattCAGGCCCAG GAAACCCTCACATTTGACGACGTGGCCGTGGCCTTCACGTGGGAAGAGTGGCGGCTCCTGGCCCCTGCTCAGAAGGCCCTGTACCGGGACGTGATGCTGGAGAACCACAGCAACCTGGTGTCCGTGG GTTTTCAAGCAAGCACACCAGAGGTACTCTCCAAATTGGATCAAGGAGAACCATGGACGATGGATGATGAAGTCCACTGTCGAACCTGTTCAG aAGTCTGGAAATTTGATGACCACCTGCTGGAGTACTTACAAGATGAGAGCATGGAGAAGAGACTAGAACAATGGCATGAACAGAACCCACTAGAAAATGCTGTTCATCAGCGCATAACTCATTTTCTGCGCAGGCAGCATCATGATGTGTTTGACTTGCATGGAAAATGTATGAAATCAAATTTAACTTTACTTTCTCAAAACCTCAGCTATGAAATAAACAGCTCCAATGAGCTTACTGGAGATGAGAAATCCTGTCGCCATGCTGACAGTGAACAGTTGCATCCTGAAGTTAAATTCCCCCAAAGCCAAAAACCCATCAGCTCCAAATCCCCATTCAACGAgcatcagaaaactaaaaaaacagaaaagcctcATGTATGTGgtgaatgtgggaaagctttcATCAAAAAGTCTTGGCTCACTGATCATCAGATaattcacacaggagagaagccccATCGATGTAATCTTTGTGACAAAGCATTCTCTAGAAAATTCATGCTCACTGAACACCAGAGAAcgcacacaggagagaaaccttacCAATGCGCTGATTGTGGCAAAGCCTTCCTCAAGAAATCACGGCTCAACATACATCAGAAAacccacactggagagaaacggTATATCTGCAGTGACTGTGGAAAGGGCTTCATCCAAAAGGGAAATCTCATTGTACATCAGCGAATTCACACAGGTGAGAAACCTTACACATGCAATGAATGTGGAAAAGGCTTCATCCAGAAGACCTGCCTCATCGCCCATCAGAGATTTCACACGGGAAAGACTCCTTTTGTGTGTAGTGAATGTGGAAAATCCTGTTCCCAGAAGTCAGGTCTCATTAAACATCAAAGaattcacacaggagagaaacccttTGAATGCAGTGACTGTGGGAAAGCCTTCACTACAAAGCAAAAGCTCATTGTCCATCAAAGGACTCACACAGGAGAGAGACCTTATACCTGCAATGAGTGTGGGAAAGCTTTTGCCTACATGTCTTGCCTTGGTAAACATAGGAAAATACACACAAGAGAGAAACATGGAGATGCAATGAAGGGGGAGAAACCTGCCTCAGAGACAAGTGATGCCATGCAGCAGAAGAACCTCGTTAACTTGGTGGCTGTGCAGGTGCCTTCCATGGCCCTTCAGCCGTCAGTCAACATCAGTGAACTCCTAGCAAATAGGAACATCATCATAACGGGACCACCTGTGGGCAGGTGTGCACCCGCAGGAGATGATAGAGGGTCTGCAGAGGACAGAACCCTTAAGAACGCAGTGAGCATGGTTGTGCCTTCGGTGgtcaattatgttttattttgtgtcaCAGAAAACCCCTAG
- the LOC122420628 gene encoding zinc finger protein 350-like isoform X2 produces MIQAQETLTFDDVAVAFTWEEWRLLAPAQKALYRDVMLENHSNLVSVGFQASTPEVLSKLDQGEPWTMDDEVHCRTCSVWKFDDHLLEYLQDESMEKRLEQWHEQNPLENAVHQRITHFLRRQHHDVFDLHGKCMKSNLTLLSQNLSYEINSSNELTGDEKSCRHADSEQLHPEVKFPQSQKPISSKSPFNEHQKTKKTEKPHVCGECGKAFIKKSWLTDHQIIHTGEKPHRCNLCDKAFSRKFMLTEHQRTHTGEKPYQCADCGKAFLKKSRLNIHQKTHTGEKRYICSDCGKGFIQKGNLIVHQRIHTGEKPYTCNECGKGFIQKTCLIAHQRFHTGKTPFVCSECGKSCSQKSGLIKHQRIHTGEKPFECSDCGKAFTTKQKLIVHQRTHTGERPYTCNECGKAFAYMSCLGKHRKIHTREKHGDAMKGEKPASETSDAMQQKNLVNLVAVQVPSMALQPSVNISELLANRNIIITGPPVGRCAPAGDDRGSAEDRTLKNAVSMVVPSVVNYVLFCVTENP; encoded by the exons atgattCAGGCCCAG GAAACCCTCACATTTGACGACGTGGCCGTGGCCTTCACGTGGGAAGAGTGGCGGCTCCTGGCCCCTGCTCAGAAGGCCCTGTACCGGGACGTGATGCTGGAGAACCACAGCAACCTGGTGTCCGTGG GTTTTCAAGCAAGCACACCAGAGGTACTCTCCAAATTGGATCAAGGAGAACCATGGACGATGGATGATGAAGTCCACTGTCGAACCTGTTCAG TCTGGAAATTTGATGACCACCTGCTGGAGTACTTACAAGATGAGAGCATGGAGAAGAGACTAGAACAATGGCATGAACAGAACCCACTAGAAAATGCTGTTCATCAGCGCATAACTCATTTTCTGCGCAGGCAGCATCATGATGTGTTTGACTTGCATGGAAAATGTATGAAATCAAATTTAACTTTACTTTCTCAAAACCTCAGCTATGAAATAAACAGCTCCAATGAGCTTACTGGAGATGAGAAATCCTGTCGCCATGCTGACAGTGAACAGTTGCATCCTGAAGTTAAATTCCCCCAAAGCCAAAAACCCATCAGCTCCAAATCCCCATTCAACGAgcatcagaaaactaaaaaaacagaaaagcctcATGTATGTGgtgaatgtgggaaagctttcATCAAAAAGTCTTGGCTCACTGATCATCAGATaattcacacaggagagaagccccATCGATGTAATCTTTGTGACAAAGCATTCTCTAGAAAATTCATGCTCACTGAACACCAGAGAAcgcacacaggagagaaaccttacCAATGCGCTGATTGTGGCAAAGCCTTCCTCAAGAAATCACGGCTCAACATACATCAGAAAacccacactggagagaaacggTATATCTGCAGTGACTGTGGAAAGGGCTTCATCCAAAAGGGAAATCTCATTGTACATCAGCGAATTCACACAGGTGAGAAACCTTACACATGCAATGAATGTGGAAAAGGCTTCATCCAGAAGACCTGCCTCATCGCCCATCAGAGATTTCACACGGGAAAGACTCCTTTTGTGTGTAGTGAATGTGGAAAATCCTGTTCCCAGAAGTCAGGTCTCATTAAACATCAAAGaattcacacaggagagaaacccttTGAATGCAGTGACTGTGGGAAAGCCTTCACTACAAAGCAAAAGCTCATTGTCCATCAAAGGACTCACACAGGAGAGAGACCTTATACCTGCAATGAGTGTGGGAAAGCTTTTGCCTACATGTCTTGCCTTGGTAAACATAGGAAAATACACACAAGAGAGAAACATGGAGATGCAATGAAGGGGGAGAAACCTGCCTCAGAGACAAGTGATGCCATGCAGCAGAAGAACCTCGTTAACTTGGTGGCTGTGCAGGTGCCTTCCATGGCCCTTCAGCCGTCAGTCAACATCAGTGAACTCCTAGCAAATAGGAACATCATCATAACGGGACCACCTGTGGGCAGGTGTGCACCCGCAGGAGATGATAGAGGGTCTGCAGAGGACAGAACCCTTAAGAACGCAGTGAGCATGGTTGTGCCTTCGGTGgtcaattatgttttattttgtgtcaCAGAAAACCCCTAG